In a genomic window of Sulfurimonas denitrificans DSM 1251:
- a CDS encoding potassium channel family protein, with protein sequence MNLLEKIRKFLHWETSPKPAVTLNDELYAQLLPFRTPLILIQLLMLIGTLGYYYLENYSIMDAIFQAGYTFTTVGFGSMNEGEFSPEGQIFTVTLIILGFTVFTFAIGIVVEVVRRGKLSKILKERRMLYSIARLKKHYVVCYHNDYTLEVTKQLRENHIPFIVVDPREEIHEWAQEYNYATYLKAEPHAELTMLKAHLASAKGLITLSSSMSDNIALIASVRLFEKEHFLPRPYYIISSAESVSDVEKLKKLGADTVISPTKLTAQRITAMAARPDMENLLEEFLYKSDNPLDMEEIEVPKYSWAVLKKLRETHIREITNTSIVGITKKDGKFLAMPKGDVLITSECKLLVIGTHKDINVTKDLLRKRDKPKELKFV encoded by the coding sequence TTGAATCTCTTAGAGAAGATTCGAAAATTTTTACATTGGGAGACTTCTCCCAAGCCTGCTGTCACACTTAATGATGAACTTTATGCACAACTCCTCCCTTTTAGAACACCACTAATATTAATCCAGCTTCTTATGCTGATTGGAACATTAGGTTACTACTATCTGGAAAATTATTCGATAATGGATGCAATTTTTCAAGCTGGCTACACCTTTACAACGGTTGGATTTGGTTCAATGAATGAGGGAGAGTTCTCACCTGAGGGTCAAATTTTTACAGTAACTCTTATTATTTTGGGATTTACTGTATTTACTTTTGCAATCGGTATTGTTGTTGAGGTTGTAAGAAGAGGGAAATTATCTAAAATATTAAAGGAGCGAAGAATGTTATACAGCATAGCAAGGCTCAAAAAACATTATGTAGTCTGTTATCATAATGATTATACTCTTGAGGTTACTAAACAGTTGAGAGAAAATCATATCCCTTTTATTGTGGTTGACCCAAGAGAAGAGATACATGAGTGGGCTCAAGAGTATAATTATGCAACATACTTAAAGGCAGAACCACACGCAGAACTTACTATGCTAAAAGCACATCTTGCTTCCGCTAAAGGGCTTATTACTTTGTCTAGCTCTATGTCTGATAATATAGCTCTTATAGCTTCGGTTAGACTTTTTGAAAAAGAGCATTTTTTGCCTCGACCTTACTATATAATCTCATCTGCTGAGAGTGTAAGTGATGTTGAAAAACTTAAAAAATTAGGTGCAGATACAGTTATATCCCCAACTAAACTAACAGCACAGAGGATAACCGCCATGGCTGCTCGTCCTGATATGGAAAATTTGCTTGAAGAGTTTTTATACAAGAGCGATAATCCTCTGGATATGGAAGAGATAGAAGTTCCAAAATATAGTTGGGCTGTTCTTAAAAAACTAAGAGAGACACATATAAGAGAGATAACAAACACTTCAATTGTAGGTATTACAAAAAAAGATGGGAAATTTTTGGCAATGCCAAAAGGTGATGTTTTAATTACGAGTGAGTGTAAACTTCTTGTAATTGGAACGCATAAAGATATAAATGTTACAAAAGATTTACTAAGAAAAAGAGATAAGCCAAAGGAGCTCAAATTTGTATAA
- a CDS encoding TniQ family protein: MIKKINFPELKNENFVIIPLPLEDELLSSWIVRTAYAHKTHPHTFTNQYLNYRQHSFFLAQSDLTLDPEMIKIIEEKSHHKIDIRSLILTTYSGYIQENIYENNPATFFTHQKYCPICLREDKVPYFRKKWRVVFYNICHKHQCRLYEHCPSCKTKLDTSQMYENRLPYTHCHHCGFELKKGRKLPIHKKHISSLEYQNKIFKTIENGYIQLGKTPVYSFLFFEVFSKLSKLILLNYKHKFIDKHPLFLLIKDAKHQNVNHPIFKKVDAKAQSALFGLIMYIFEDFPHNLKAYIQANRLTYYDLTTKVHNIPFWYESIVNDISPRYLPHSMTVTKEEVEHAEQYLKSIRKEINKANLTKLLGCNFGSNDNNLKNFIQQ, translated from the coding sequence ATGATCAAAAAGATAAACTTTCCGGAACTAAAAAATGAAAACTTTGTAATCATCCCTCTACCGCTTGAAGATGAACTGCTTTCCTCCTGGATAGTTCGCACGGCATATGCCCACAAGACGCATCCACATACTTTTACAAATCAATATCTAAACTACAGACAGCACTCTTTTTTTCTTGCTCAAAGCGATCTTACTTTAGATCCAGAGATGATTAAAATCATCGAAGAAAAAAGTCATCACAAAATAGATATTCGTTCCCTAATACTAACAACCTACTCAGGATATATTCAAGAAAATATCTATGAGAATAATCCAGCTACATTTTTTACCCATCAAAAATATTGTCCTATCTGTCTACGAGAAGACAAAGTGCCCTACTTTAGAAAAAAATGGCGGGTTGTTTTTTACAATATTTGTCATAAACACCAATGCCGCTTATACGAGCATTGTCCTTCTTGCAAAACAAAACTCGATACCTCGCAAATGTATGAAAACAGGCTACCTTACACACACTGCCACCATTGCGGATTTGAACTGAAAAAAGGAAGAAAACTACCGATTCATAAAAAGCATATTTCAAGTCTTGAGTATCAAAACAAGATTTTTAAAACTATAGAAAACGGCTATATCCAGCTTGGCAAAACTCCTGTCTACTCATTTTTATTTTTTGAAGTTTTTTCAAAACTATCCAAGCTTATACTCCTTAATTACAAGCATAAATTTATAGATAAACATCCATTATTTTTACTCATAAAAGATGCGAAACACCAAAATGTGAATCATCCTATATTTAAAAAAGTAGATGCAAAAGCACAATCAGCACTTTTTGGGTTGATTATGTATATATTTGAAGATTTTCCACACAATTTAAAAGCCTATATCCAAGCAAACAGGCTTACTTATTACGATTTAACGACAAAGGTACATAATATACCGTTTTGGTATGAGAGCATTGTTAATGACATTTCACCGCGATATCTGCCGCATAGCATGACAGTCACAAAAGAAGAAGTAGAACATGCAGAGCAATATTTAAAGTCAATACGCAAAGAAATAAACAAAGCCAATCTTACTAAATTACTAGGGTGTAATTTTGGTAGTAATGATAATAATTTAAAAAACTTCATTCAACAATAA
- the rpmB gene encoding 50S ribosomal protein L28: MAKKCAISGKGPMSGNNVSHAKNRTKRRFLLNLRTVRIALDDGTTRKIKISARELRTLKKNS; the protein is encoded by the coding sequence ATGGCAAAAAAATGCGCTATTAGTGGCAAAGGCCCAATGAGTGGAAACAATGTTTCACACGCTAAGAACAGAACAAAACGTCGTTTTTTATTAAATCTTAGAACTGTACGTATCGCTTTAGATGACGGTACAACTCGTAAGATCAAAATCTCTGCAAGAGAGTTGCGTACACTTAAGAAAAATTCTTAA
- the argJ gene encoding bifunctional glutamate N-acetyltransferase/amino-acid acetyltransferase ArgJ, translated as MYNIIYSSLGVCASKGFFADGISAGLKKEGAKDMAFIYSEDECEVASVFTTNKMCAAPIRHFREMGNVKSNFIVINSKNANAMTGKAGIEDIKEVLSNSPLHVKNPIMSSTGVIGVRLPKVKIIEGMKLFDLRKRDSSSASRAIMTTDTFPKEISFNVKLDDGSSFNIGAIAKGAGMINPAMATMLCFITTDAKVSRAEMQEILDEVVKTTFNAISVDGDTSTNDTVLLLANSRSGAYDKEAFKEALFKVMHFLALEMVRDGEGATKLVTYKVSGARDDREAEIAAKALSDSLLVKTALFGEDPNWGRIASTIGASGVEAYEEKLKISFDNLCVYDRGEILFDAEMEKKCAVIMQHKKFTISCDLGVGEGSFKAYGCDLGHEYVKINADYRT; from the coding sequence TTGTATAATATAATCTATTCAAGCCTCGGAGTATGTGCTAGTAAAGGTTTTTTTGCTGATGGAATCAGTGCAGGACTTAAAAAAGAGGGTGCTAAAGATATGGCATTTATCTATAGTGAAGATGAGTGTGAGGTTGCTTCTGTTTTTACTACAAACAAGATGTGCGCAGCGCCAATTAGACATTTTAGAGAGATGGGTAATGTTAAATCAAACTTTATAGTCATAAACTCAAAAAATGCAAACGCAATGACTGGCAAAGCAGGGATTGAAGATATAAAAGAGGTTTTATCAAACTCTCCTCTACATGTAAAGAATCCTATTATGAGCTCAACAGGAGTTATTGGGGTTAGACTTCCTAAAGTTAAAATCATAGAGGGCATGAAACTTTTTGATTTAAGAAAACGAGATTCTAGTAGCGCTTCAAGGGCTATTATGACAACTGATACATTTCCCAAAGAAATCTCCTTTAACGTAAAGCTCGACGATGGAAGCAGTTTCAACATAGGGGCAATTGCAAAAGGTGCTGGGATGATAAATCCTGCTATGGCAACAATGCTCTGTTTTATTACAACTGATGCAAAAGTAAGCAGAGCCGAGATGCAAGAGATTTTAGATGAAGTGGTAAAAACCACCTTTAACGCTATTAGTGTTGATGGAGATACTTCAACAAATGATACGGTTTTACTTTTAGCAAACTCAAGAAGTGGTGCTTATGATAAAGAGGCATTTAAAGAGGCTCTCTTTAAAGTTATGCACTTTTTGGCACTAGAGATGGTAAGAGATGGAGAGGGTGCAACAAAGCTTGTAACTTATAAAGTAAGCGGTGCTAGAGATGATAGAGAGGCAGAAATTGCTGCAAAAGCGCTCTCAGATTCACTACTTGTTAAAACTGCGCTATTTGGCGAAGACCCAAACTGGGGAAGAATTGCTTCTACAATAGGAGCTAGTGGAGTTGAAGCTTATGAAGAGAAGCTAAAAATATCATTTGATAATCTTTGTGTTTATGATAGAGGCGAGATACTCTTTGACGCAGAGATGGAGAAAAAATGTGCGGTTATAATGCAGCATAAAAAATTCACAATTAGCTGTGATTTAGGCGTAGGCGAGGGCAGTTTTAAAGCTTATGGCTGTGATTTAGGTCATGAATATGTTAAGATTAACGCTGATTATAGAACATAA
- a CDS encoding HDOD domain-containing protein, whose protein sequence is MITKENINSFIEKIPPSPKVLNEALSLLKMGELVKAAKVAESDLTLKSYLKSIVNKPIYGFRNEVSDIGQIFGILGVSLSQQSVYNYMVTLLSPNKWSLFKLNRSLFYELQATLSKRWEAILIHLNIHDDNIYAAISLLPASIIVTEALFAQKKEDVELLRSTKALDYNTILMRLCGVDLFDICEEIAKKWEMDDSVSAIVHAASGIKTSENQEINTLGKWMHLLLFYKLSQPEFINAGLNDFVDFKVEYVSDIYDDFALLMEIE, encoded by the coding sequence ATGATAACAAAAGAGAATATTAATAGCTTTATAGAGAAGATACCGCCTTCGCCAAAAGTTTTAAATGAGGCGCTCTCTCTTTTAAAAATGGGTGAATTAGTAAAAGCAGCCAAAGTTGCAGAGAGTGATTTGACGCTAAAGTCATATCTTAAAAGTATTGTTAACAAGCCTATCTATGGATTTAGAAATGAGGTTAGCGATATAGGACAAATCTTTGGAATCCTTGGTGTCTCTTTATCTCAACAGAGCGTATATAATTACATGGTAACTCTACTTAGCCCAAACAAGTGGTCTCTCTTCAAGCTCAATCGTTCACTATTTTATGAACTTCAAGCAACTCTTTCAAAAAGATGGGAAGCTATTTTAATTCATCTTAATATCCATGATGACAATATCTATGCAGCCATCTCTCTGCTTCCTGCTAGTATCATTGTAACAGAAGCCCTTTTTGCACAAAAAAAAGAGGATGTTGAACTTTTAAGAAGCACTAAAGCACTAGACTATAATACGATTTTAATGCGTTTATGTGGAGTAGATCTTTTTGATATATGTGAAGAGATTGCTAAAAAATGGGAAATGGATGATAGTGTAAGTGCGATAGTTCATGCAGCTTCAGGTATAAAAACCTCTGAGAATCAAGAGATAAACACTCTTGGAAAATGGATGCATCTTCTGCTCTTCTATAAATTATCACAACCAGAGTTTATAAACGCTGGGCTAAATGATTTTGTTGATTTTAAAGTTGAGTATGTTAGTGATATATATGATGATTTTGCTTTGCTAATGGAGATTGAATGA
- a CDS encoding AAA family ATPase, which yields MTKEGIYSQIEKFNINIANSKETKNNKYYYINSDEALLKSQFINEIQKDIVIKNKLDSIETVMDLCFGSGNLASHILLENQIQYKNIILNDYFLDECNQELENLLENCELKQCDFFNSDCFEENSVDLLIFNPTHGGKPTIKDFVNKENKDFDALNKTLSKILKPNSLVIFRGLKEDFQELIFSKFKYKKIYLEGSQSLYVCYDIEAEKKDCYEYTNNQFIENENCEIEKSSDEEDLDIGELMQELEENKIENSFNGVLQSESSIVTNAQNDNEEKFTEWWLSSSYHSVDGKPYAESTKKGYLRALKQLKTELITFGFDNIDIFKLQDLKEVNELLDRLESGDLYDYNKRHDNSDTSNGLKQYIKFLKGESNINTFNNSKEEEDNMKDTEIIKIKFSDEGKGNLDFSYKNILFKGVPGTGKSRAINEIIKNHLELAKNDKNALRINIHSASSNSDLMQGIGISTSDKGNIKYSEKQGLILDIIKRATFHPNQPFVLILEEIQENSLNELIGDLIYLIEDDKRAKLTADNKEYDNYEDLVDKLVDEDDTLDYVEIPYLVNDSTKYKKMIMPYNLYIFCTSNYRDDKKVIEDNLLRRFEVIEIYPKETIVNDYAKDFFDKLNKSINAVMEKQGEIHPDRFLIGHAIWKDVENKELFYKAFSKLITEFKDIREIEFDVFKSIIEGISLPEDVSIEIENSYYKMIKDIQSKIHYDFLS from the coding sequence ATGACAAAAGAAGGAATATATAGCCAAATAGAGAAATTCAATATTAATATAGCAAATTCAAAAGAAACTAAAAACAATAAATATTACTATATTAATTCAGATGAAGCATTACTAAAATCACAATTTATCAATGAAATACAAAAAGATATAGTTATTAAAAATAAATTAGATTCTATTGAAACAGTGATGGATTTATGTTTTGGTAGTGGGAATTTAGCTTCACATATATTATTAGAAAATCAAATACAATATAAAAATATTATTTTAAATGATTACTTTTTAGATGAATGTAATCAAGAATTAGAAAACTTATTAGAAAACTGTGAATTGAAACAATGTGATTTTTTTAATTCAGATTGTTTTGAAGAAAATAGTGTTGATTTGCTTATATTTAATCCTACCCATGGTGGTAAACCAACAATAAAAGATTTTGTTAATAAAGAAAATAAAGATTTTGATGCTTTAAATAAAACATTATCTAAAATATTAAAGCCTAATTCACTTGTTATTTTTCGAGGTTTGAAAGAAGATTTTCAAGAATTGATATTTTCTAAATTTAAATATAAAAAAATCTATTTAGAGGGGAGTCAGTCTTTATATGTTTGTTACGATATAGAGGCTGAAAAGAAAGATTGCTACGAATATACAAATAATCAATTTATAGAAAATGAAAATTGTGAAATAGAAAAAAGTTCTGATGAAGAAGATTTAGATATTGGAGAACTTATGCAAGAATTAGAAGAAAATAAGATTGAAAATAGTTTCAATGGTGTTCTTCAATCTGAATCATCAATTGTAACTAATGCACAAAATGATAATGAAGAAAAATTTACGGAGTGGTGGTTAAGTAGTAGTTATCACTCTGTTGATGGAAAACCTTATGCAGAAAGTACTAAGAAAGGATATTTACGTGCTTTAAAACAATTAAAGACGGAGTTGATTACTTTTGGATTTGATAATATTGATATATTTAAACTTCAAGATTTAAAAGAAGTAAATGAACTATTAGATAGATTAGAATCAGGCGATTTATATGATTATAATAAACGACATGATAACTCTGATACAAGTAATGGATTAAAGCAATATATAAAATTTTTAAAAGGTGAAAGTAATATAAATACCTTTAATAATAGTAAAGAAGAAGAAGACAATATGAAAGATACAGAAATTATAAAAATAAAATTTTCAGATGAAGGAAAAGGAAACTTAGATTTTTCATATAAAAATATTCTTTTTAAAGGTGTTCCAGGTACTGGGAAAAGTAGGGCTATAAATGAGATTATAAAAAATCATTTAGAATTAGCAAAAAATGATAAAAATGCACTGCGTATAAATATACATTCTGCATCTTCAAATAGTGATCTTATGCAAGGAATAGGAATATCAACAAGTGATAAAGGAAATATCAAATATAGTGAAAAGCAGGGGCTTATATTAGATATTATAAAAAGAGCTACATTTCATCCAAATCAACCTTTTGTATTGATTCTTGAAGAGATACAAGAAAATAGCCTCAATGAGCTTATTGGGGATTTAATCTACTTAATTGAAGATGATAAAAGAGCAAAATTAACCGCTGATAATAAAGAATATGATAACTATGAAGACCTTGTGGATAAATTGGTAGATGAAGATGATACTTTAGACTATGTTGAGATACCATATCTTGTAAATGATAGTACGAAGTATAAAAAAATGATAATGCCATATAATTTATATATATTTTGTACATCTAATTATAGAGATGATAAAAAAGTGATAGAAGATAATCTCTTAAGAAGGTTTGAGGTTATTGAAATTTATCCAAAGGAAACTATCGTAAATGATTATGCAAAAGATTTTTTTGATAAATTGAATAAGTCTATTAATGCTGTTATGGAAAAGCAAGGCGAAATTCATCCTGATAGATTTTTAATAGGTCATGCTATATGGAAAGATGTTGAAAATAAAGAGTTATTTTATAAAGCATTTTCTAAATTGATAACAGAATTTAAAGATATAAGAGAAATAGAATTTGATGTTTTTAAATCTATCATAGAAGGTATATCTTTACCTGAAGATGTTAGTATTGAGATTGAAAATAGCTATTATAAAATGATAAAAGATATTCAATCAAAAATTCACTATGACTTCCTTAGTTAA
- the tnpA gene encoding IS200/IS605 family transposase yields the protein MLNSGFKRNRHSFYNLNYYLVVSIFEGKKIIYDTLEENLKNIILQNIDKHKCKLVDITIEEQSKVIIHFSAPPHIKLSSFVNNLKTVSSRLIRKDFKSLLERKDMGSHFWAMEYYIYT from the coding sequence TTGTTAAATAGCGGATTTAAAAGGAATAGACACTCATTTTATAACCTAAACTATTATTTAGTTGTAAGTATATTTGAGGGCAAAAAAATTATATATGATACACTAGAAGAAAATCTAAAAAATATCATATTGCAAAATATCGATAAGCATAAATGTAAGCTTGTAGACATCACAATAGAGGAACAGTCAAAAGTAATAATTCATTTTAGTGCCCCGCCTCATATAAAGCTATCTTCATTTGTCAATAATCTAAAAACTGTGTCTAGTAGATTAATAAGGAAAGACTTTAAATCTTTGCTTGAAAGAAAAGATATGGGGAGTCATTTTTGGGCTATGGAATATTATATTTACACTTGA
- a CDS encoding chemotaxis protein CheX produces MKAVVKDGIAVFSPQGFIDANSSSAFMSIEDIEAATNLKADMILISLKKVVFFNRNGLDIFIKLFSKIRKKNQAIVGFCDYDRKKYDAVRKFFQDELNFSLFKTLEIAYLFSSSFKNQNKNILIYSTDKSQRSAMAIELRDGGHNPTVAQSIEDFEDKKNSGAAYDYIIDSTFLGHMGQKVAARVTGNAIIYTISSFLDVEIAEQFNIEYHNNSLNVGFRLFIFDAYKVLSMNIHALNFFSKLASSAAEYNASICFVGMKFDKTPIVFKETMEDAGILFYAQMDDILKNKNLLKELGASSAANIKNKRVINKETILELPKFIDATVATLEMMTNAKATKESLNVRNLTIEEKKDKIASSIGYYGDMDGIIILVFPKEIAKKACELLIGESTDDLEMILDTLAELVNIVGGKIKTLLSDENISVNITLPRTYQDIDSLMEVVEGRKGVQVDLLFGNDKFLFFLTR; encoded by the coding sequence ATGAAAGCTGTAGTAAAAGATGGGATTGCTGTATTTTCTCCTCAAGGATTTATAGATGCAAATAGCTCAAGCGCATTTATGAGCATAGAAGATATTGAAGCGGCAACAAACTTAAAAGCTGATATGATTTTAATTTCACTAAAAAAAGTTGTTTTTTTCAATCGTAATGGCTTAGATATTTTCATAAAACTATTCTCTAAAATCCGCAAAAAAAATCAAGCAATTGTTGGCTTTTGTGATTATGATAGAAAAAAATATGATGCAGTGAGAAAATTTTTTCAAGATGAACTCAACTTCTCACTCTTTAAAACATTAGAGATAGCCTATCTTTTTTCTTCAAGCTTTAAAAACCAAAATAAAAATATATTGATTTACAGTACCGACAAATCCCAACGATCTGCCATGGCGATAGAGCTACGTGATGGAGGACACAACCCTACAGTTGCCCAGTCTATTGAAGATTTTGAAGATAAAAAAAACAGCGGCGCTGCTTATGACTATATTATTGACTCGACATTTCTTGGACACATGGGACAAAAAGTTGCAGCTAGAGTAACTGGCAATGCAATTATCTATACAATCTCATCTTTTCTAGATGTTGAAATAGCTGAGCAGTTCAATATAGAGTATCATAACAACTCACTCAATGTTGGTTTTAGACTCTTTATATTTGATGCCTATAAAGTCCTTAGTATGAATATTCATGCCCTAAATTTTTTCTCAAAACTTGCTAGTTCAGCAGCTGAATATAATGCTAGTATCTGCTTTGTAGGTATGAAATTTGATAAAACTCCAATAGTATTTAAAGAAACCATGGAAGATGCAGGAATACTTTTTTATGCACAAATGGATGACATCCTTAAAAACAAAAACCTCCTAAAAGAGTTAGGTGCCAGCAGCGCTGCTAATATTAAAAATAAAAGAGTAATAAATAAAGAGACAATTTTAGAGTTACCAAAATTTATAGATGCCACTGTTGCTACATTAGAGATGATGACAAATGCAAAAGCAACTAAAGAGTCTTTAAATGTTCGCAACTTAACTATTGAAGAAAAAAAGGACAAAATTGCAAGTTCTATTGGCTACTATGGTGATATGGACGGTATCATTATTTTAGTTTTTCCAAAAGAGATTGCGAAAAAAGCTTGTGAACTTCTAATTGGAGAGAGTACTGATGATTTGGAGATGATTTTAGATACGTTAGCGGAACTTGTAAATATTGTAGGCGGAAAGATAAAAACACTTCTTAGTGATGAAAATATCAGTGTAAATATAACTCTTCCTAGAACATATCAAGATATAGATAGTTTGATGGAAGTTGTTGAGGGAAGAAAGGGTGTACAGGTAGATTTACTCTTTGGGAATGATAAATTTCTCTTCTTCTTAACAAGATAA
- the rpe gene encoding ribulose-phosphate 3-epimerase, with amino-acid sequence MKVAPSILSADFGNLQRDVEAICAAGCDYVHVDVMDGHFVPNLTIGPVVVSAIAACATKPLDIHLMVENNTFFVDLFAPLKPEYISFHIEEEKHPHRLIQKIRSLGIKPAIVLNPHTPPEAIEYLLADLDMVLLMSVNPGFGGQSFIESVVPKAKKLSAMRDEINPKCLIEVDGGVSDKNVKLLKEVGVDIVVAGSYVFNHENKKTAIESLKI; translated from the coding sequence ATGAAAGTAGCTCCAAGTATTTTATCAGCTGATTTTGGCAATTTACAAAGAGATGTTGAAGCTATTTGTGCTGCTGGTTGTGACTATGTACATGTAGATGTTATGGATGGGCATTTTGTTCCAAATCTTACAATTGGACCCGTAGTTGTCTCTGCCATTGCAGCGTGTGCAACAAAACCTCTTGACATTCATCTAATGGTTGAGAACAACACTTTCTTCGTGGACCTTTTTGCACCTTTAAAACCTGAATATATCTCTTTTCATATAGAAGAGGAGAAGCATCCGCATAGACTTATTCAAAAAATACGCTCTTTAGGCATCAAACCAGCAATTGTGTTAAATCCTCATACACCACCTGAAGCCATTGAGTATCTTTTGGCTGATTTGGATATGGTTCTGCTTATGAGTGTAAATCCTGGATTTGGTGGGCAAAGTTTTATAGAGAGTGTTGTGCCAAAAGCAAAAAAGCTAAGTGCGATGAGAGATGAAATAAATCCAAAATGCCTTATAGAAGTTGATGGTGGAGTAAGTGATAAAAACGTTAAACTTCTCAAAGAGGTCGGCGTAGATATTGTCGTTGCGGGAAGCTATGTATTTAACCATGAAAATAAAAAAACAGCAATTGAGTCTTTAAAAATATAA
- a CDS encoding HsdM family class I SAM-dependent methyltransferase → MTMIPNRAKILEKSLCDYYWAYSDILRDIGINESTYDQRIMAFMALKLLIDNDKLMFTFEYNNNFGLDHAIFAKYDLGETKKTFLNIIKNIEKLGQNLNYFTQESKYNPDTSKNILTYLNHFKTFELERYIQELPNNYLENVLDIYTYKANFRDYPKEQYKDLYEATISRMKKLSGDLTGQHFTQKSIVHLMCEVSKFEAEGYDKLAIYDPTCGTASMLMESAHYFYNKNKIENIEVYGQELHGQTWLLAKIFLEISSLDGKSQGIKNTIAYGNTLTNPAFANGINGDTSFDFIIANPPFGVDWKHNYDEIVQNMSSKKSDFFVVKDEKNKVVTPKKSDGQFLFMQHIINLMKSEKRRNKHAHAAIISSSTLISTGNATSSESKIRKEIFNTGFVSAVLEQPSAMFTNTDISSHIWFLDSDPSEKITIVKADTKEEELFSPHLQAKDKMKNSYSQKNIRRLATLINSKKEFKYKSKFIDSKDRYEINISNEIGFKDEVEDLNFDELTNELNMLMKEMCEEFQNSSLFGIK, encoded by the coding sequence ATGACGATGATACCAAACAGAGCTAAAATTCTTGAAAAAAGTCTATGCGATTACTACTGGGCTTATTCTGATATCCTTAGAGATATAGGGATTAATGAATCTACTTATGACCAAAGAATCATGGCTTTTATGGCTTTAAAACTTCTAATTGACAATGACAAGCTTATGTTCACTTTTGAATATAATAATAATTTTGGCTTGGATCATGCAATATTTGCTAAATATGACTTGGGTGAAACAAAAAAAACTTTTCTAAATATTATAAAAAATATAGAAAAGCTTGGGCAAAATCTAAATTATTTCACACAAGAGAGCAAATATAATCCAGATACCTCTAAAAATATTTTGACCTATTTAAATCATTTTAAAACATTTGAACTTGAAAGATACATTCAAGAGCTACCTAATAATTATCTTGAAAATGTACTTGACATTTACACATATAAGGCAAATTTTAGAGACTATCCAAAAGAACAGTACAAAGACTTGTATGAAGCTACTATTTCAAGAATGAAAAAACTTAGTGGTGATTTAACAGGGCAACATTTCACTCAAAAATCTATTGTACATCTTATGTGTGAGGTTTCTAAATTTGAAGCTGAGGGGTATGATAAGCTTGCTATTTATGATCCAACTTGTGGAACTGCCAGTATGCTCATGGAATCTGCACACTACTTTTATAACAAAAATAAAATAGAAAATATTGAGGTTTATGGACAAGAGTTACACGGGCAAACTTGGCTTTTAGCAAAAATATTTCTTGAAATTAGTTCTCTTGATGGAAAATCACAAGGTATTAAAAATACGATAGCTTATGGAAACACTTTAACTAATCCTGCTTTTGCAAATGGAATCAATGGAGATACAAGCTTCGACTTTATCATAGCAAATCCACCATTTGGCGTGGATTGGAAGCATAACTATGATGAAATAGTACAAAATATGAGTAGCAAAAAAAGTGACTTTTTTGTAGTTAAAGATGAAAAAAATAAAGTAGTAACTCCTAAAAAATCTGATGGTCAATTTTTGTTTATGCAACACATAATAAATCTGATGAAATCAGAAAAAAGAAGGAATAAACACGCTCATGCGGCTATAATTAGTTCATCTACGCTTATAAGTACTGGAAATGCTACAAGTAGTGAATCAAAGATAAGAAAAGAGATATTTAATACAGGTTTTGTAAGTGCTGTGCTCGAACAGCCAAGTGCAATGTTTACCAATACGGATATAAGTTCGCATATATGGTTTTTGGATAGTGACCCAAGCGAAAAAATCACAATAGTAAAAGCAGACACAAAAGAGGAAGAACTTTTTTCACCACATCTACAAGCCAAAGATAAGATGAAGAATTCTTATAGTCAAAAAAATATTCGTAGACTTGCCACCCTTATCAACAGTAAAAAAGAGTTTAAATATAAATCAAAATTTATAGACTCAAAAGATAGATATGAGATAAATATATCAAATGAGATAGGCTTCAAAGACGAGGTGGAAGATTTAAACTTCGATGAGCTTACAAATGAGCTTAATATGCTCATGAAAGAGATGTGTGAAGAGTTTCAGAACAGCTCACTCTTTGGGATAAAATAA